The Streptomyces sp. DG1A-41 genomic sequence ACGAGAGATGGTCGCGGACATCGCGCAAACCCGTCTCCGGACCACTGCGCGGGCGCAGCCGCCGGTTGTCGTCGTGCACCGGGAACGACACCGGCGTCGGCGCCGGGGTGCGAAGTGCTCCCGATGCGTTCACGCTACTCCCCGCAGGGGCCGGGCGGACGGTTCCCGGACGCCGTCTCACTGCTGTCGGTCGCCGTCCTCGGCGGACCGGCTGGTCTCCAGCCAGGACCGTGCGGGTTCTGCCGCGCGGCCGGTGTCCACGGTGAGGTCGAGGCGGGTTCCTCCGTCGGGGCCCGCGGGGTAGCTGCGCTGCTCGGTGGCGGCGAAGCAATGGCGGAGAATCTCCGCGACCCGACGGGCGACCTCGGGCGAGGCGGCGACGATGCGGACCTCGGCGTGCCCGTCCGAGGGTGTTTCCGTGGACTCCATGGCAACCTCGGCGTTCGATGTCCTGGTTGGGACACTCTACTCCGGCCCGCCCCGCAGGCCCCGCGCGTGACCGGCGGGCTTCCCGGCTGCCATCGGCCGGCCGGAGAGTACCGTGAAACGAGAAAGCCACTCGGTTTCCCCAGTTCCGGCAGGATTCCCGGCAGGCAGGCGAGAGCGATGTCCGACCCCGACTCCCCGCGTGTGACCAGGCTCCTGCCGGACGCCGTCCACCAGGCCGTTCGGCCGGGAACGGCAGTCGTACGGCTGGCGACGACACACGACCGGCAGGGCGTGCTCGACGGGGCGTGGTGGCCGCGTTCCCGCGACATCGCCGCCGAGCTGCCCGGCCTGATCACCGCGCTGACCGAGTACCTCGGGCCCATCACCCGTGTCGGCCTGGACGCCGGCGCCTGGGAAGCGCTGCCGACGCGGATGACCGTCGACGACCGTGTCGTACACATCGACCCGTCCGCGATCGGCGACGACACCGTCCTCATCACCCGGGGCGGGCAGGATCTTTCTCCCTCCTCGTGGTCCCGCCGCACGCGACGCCCGAGGCGGCGCACGCCGCCATGGCCGAGGCCGCCCGCGCCGGCAGCGTGAGGCAGGCCGAACAGATCCTCATCGACACCGGCACCAGCACCGGCACCGGGCGAGCGAACCCGAGCGCCGCGGAAGCCCCGGGCGCCCCCGGCGAATAGCCCGGGAAGCATCGCCGGTCAACGTCGCCGGTCAGAGGCGGCGGCCCTCGGAGCGGACCGTCGCAGGTACCGGGATGTCCGCGGTGTCGAACTCACCCGAGATGATCCGCGTGGCCAGGTCCGACAGGCGCAGGTGACGGGCGCGCGCGTACGACCGGAACGCGGCGAAGGCGTCGTCGACGGACGTGTTCCAGCGCTCCGCCAGGACGCCCTTGGCCTGCTCGACCAGGACGCGGCTGGTCAGCGCGTTCTCCAGCTGGCTGGTCTCGACCTGCGACTGTTCCAGCGTGCGCTGCCGGAGGATCGCGATCGTGGCCACGTCGGCGAGTGCCTGGGCGAGCGCGATGTCGTCGTCGCCGAGGCGGTGCGGCGCGGTCTGGAACAGGTTGAGCGCGCCGATGACGCGGCTGCGCAGGCGGAGCGGGAGGGCGTGCGTGCTCACGTATCCCGTCTCGCGGGCCCGTGCGGCGAAGTGCGGCCCGCCGCCGGCGGCCTCCGGCGGCATCAGCTCGATGTTGGTCCGGGCGGCGCCGGTGCGGTAGCACTCGACGCACGGGCCCTCGTCGTGCTGGAGCGCGAAGAGCTCCAGCAGGCGGGTGCGCTCGTCCGAGGCGGCGATGATCCGCAGTCGGCCGTGCGTGTCCGCGAGCAGGATCCCGGCCGCCGACACGTCGAGCAGCTCGACGCAGCGCTCGGACAGCCGGTGCAGCAGGTCGATGACGTCGAAGTCCTCGACGAGGGAGTCCGCCACTTCCACGAAGGTCTCGGCCAGCCGGCGCTCGCGGGGCATGCCGGTCATCCGTTTCCCCTTCCCGTTGGTGCCGCAGGGACAACGGCTCCGGACAGGGGCGAATGGGGCCGTTCCCCCTTGTCCGTACGCTCCGTTGGGCCTGTTCGAGGAGTACGCTGGAATCACCGAGGATATTTCGCGCACCGGCTGCCAGGCTCGTGTCGTTTTCGGAGATCGAATATGCCGGGCCGGTCGTGATGGGCCCGGAGCAGGGTTCGCGTCATGACTGCGACCATTTCCCACCCGCCGACAGCCGAAGCCGATGACCGGTTCTCCTCGTCCTCTCCGCGTCTGTCGCTCGCTCCCGTCGGTCCCGCACCGGCTCTGCTGGACGGCGCCTGGTGGCCCCGTTCCCGCGATCTCGTGGCGGAACTCCCCTCCCTGACCGCCGTACTGGATCCGCTGTGGGGGCGGATCACACGGGTCACGGTGAATCCCACGCACTGGCCGGTCGTTCCCCGCAAGGTGCCCGTTGCCGGGCACGTGGTGAAGGTGGGCTGGTTCCTGCCCGAGCAGGACCCGAACGAACTGCTGCTGCTCTCGTACCACGTGGGCCGCTGGAACCTCCTGGTGATCCCGCCGCAGACGGCTCCCGACGCGGCCGCCCGGCTGATGGCCGCCGCGAGCGATCCACTGGGCACGTCGACCGCGAGTTGGTTGATGGGGGAAGAGGCGCGCTCGCGCACGTTGTACGAGGCCGACCGGGCCGTCGAGTCGGTCTGGGACTCCGAAGGAGGACATGAGGCCGGCGACGCGACCGCGCGTCCGCGGGGCCCGGTGCCGCAGCCGATGGGAAGGTGAGAACCGTGGAGACATTCGTGTCCGTGGCTGTGATCCTGGGGATGATCGCTCTCGGCGTGTTCCTCATCCACCGGCTGAACTCCCAGCACAACGACCGCATCGCCGCCTTCCACTACGGCCGCTCCGGGCTGCCCGCCGCGGGACCGGCTCCGCGGAAGGCCCGCGGCCGGGCCGGGACGAGCGGCACAGGCCGCCGCCGGTTCTCCTGGCGCCGCCCCCGCAAGCGGGCCTGAGCTCCACCCGTTCCACAGCCCGGGACCCCGGCCGCAGCACCGCACCTGACTGGCCGGGGTCTTCCCGCGTCCTGTGCCCCGGGCCGGAGCGGTCGCCGCCCTGACGGAGCGCGGGCACGCCGGGTGGTACGAGCTCAGCGGCCCCCGGCTGATGGCCTTCGGGGACCGCGGTCGCGGAGATCGCCCGGGCCCACCGGCCGCGACCTCCGCTACGTCCCGCTGACGCCCGAGGCGTACGCGGAGCAGCAGCGGGCGCAGGGCGTGCCCGAGGAGTGGGTGCAGCTGACGGTCGGCCTCTACGAGCAGGTCCGCTCAGGCGGCCTCGCCTGCCTTCCTCATCACCGTCACGCGATCGTCGTCGCCTGGCTCGCCGGCCAGTGGGCGTACCACGCCGACCAGGACCGTGAGCGCGAGGCGGCCGCGGCGAGGCCCCGCGTATCCGGCGAAAGGGTCTGGGACACCGACACGCTCACGTACGACCACGTCGAGGGCGGCGTCGGCCATCCCATGACCCCGCCCGTCGGCGGCGCCCCTGACAAAACGTGGATGACCTGCGACGGAACCGTCTACACCGAGACGATCCGCGACGAGAACGCCGTGCACTGCCTGGAGCACGGTGCCGTCTGGATCACGTACAACGGCACGGCCACCGCCACCGACGTCAAGCGGCTCGCCGGCAAGGTGACCCGGACGCCCTACACCCTGATGAGCCCCGTCACCCGGCAGTCCGGGACGATCACGCTCTCCGCGTGGGGCCACCAGCTCAGTGTGGACTCGGCCTCCGACCCGCGCGTCGAGCAGTTCATCACCGCCTACGTCCCGGGCCCCAGACTCCGGAACCGGGCGCTCCCTGCACGGGCGGCCGTACCGCCCAGGTGATCAGCCGGAGTCGGCGACGGAACTGTCGAGCGCGTCGTGCCCGGCACGGCGGCGGTACTCGGCGTTGATGCGCTGGGCTTCCTCGAGCTGGTCCTCGAGGATGACGATGCGGCAGGCGGCCTCGATCGGGGTGCCCCGGTCGACGAGTTCGCGGGCGCGCGCTGCGATGCGCAGCTGGTAGCGGGAGTACCGGCGGTGTCCGCCCTCCGAGCGCAGCGGAGTGATCAGACGAGCCTCACCGATGGCCCGGAGGAAGGCCGGGGTGGTGCCGAGCATCTCGGCGGCCCGCCCCATCGTGTACGCGGGGTAGTCGTCGTCGTCCAGACGATCGCTGAGCGGGGTATCTGCTGTCATGTCACCTCGTAGTGCAACGCGTCGAGGGGCCCTGGTGCCGTACGGCACCAGGGCCCCGAAGGAAATTGAACACCATCTGTCGGCCCTAATGCTGTGCCGACCTTCTGTTTCCGCTCCCGGCCCTGCAGAGGGGGGGATGCGGGGATCGCGGCTGCGTGACCGGGGACCACCTTCCAATCCGGGGTCTTGCGGTACCCGGGCCGAGCGCTGCTCGGGCCGGGCGATCCTGATGGCGTCTGCTCCTCCGTCCTTCTCTGCTACGTGATCCCTTTCAACGAGAAGAATGCTAGCCGCGCCGGATCCCAATGTCTACTCTGACAAGAGTAGATTTCTGTTCTCCGGTGGCGCAGATTGACTGCGCCCTACAAGGACGTCGGCTGTGCCCTGCAGGGACGTCGAGACGACGACGAGGGCCCTGCCGACGCGCGTCGGCAGGGCCCTCATCGGGATCGGGGTGGGCGGTCGTCCGCCCGTCCTCATGCGTCCAGGGGTGCGGCGCCGAGCAGTGCCGACGCGGTCTGGACCGGAGTGGGGACGCGCACGCGCGCGGCCTCGGGGTGGTCGTGGCAGGTGAAGCCGAGGCGGGTCATGGCCCGGATGACCTCGCTGCCGGTGAAGTCGCGGCGGTCCTGTCGGGTGATGACCTGGCCCACCTGCTTGACGGGGTAGCGACGGCGGCCGATGGTCACGGACTCACCCGTGACGATCTCGGGCGTGACGCCCTTCATCGAGGCCAGCACCCCGCTCTTGGTCAGGTCGAACGGGTACCGGGCGATGACACAGCGCATGATGCCCCCACGGGGAGAAGGAGAACGGCTGACCGGGCGAGGTGGATCAGGTGGAGAGGGCGAGGACGCCCGGGGCCCGGCCGTGCTCACCGACGGCGGCGAGCCGGGGGACGGGCGAGGCGAACGGTCCGTCGAGGACGTCCCGCAGCCGGGTCCGGTCCGTGTACGTGGAACTGCCGCGGTGGACGACGAGTTCGGCCCGGGTGATCGAACCCGTGCACTGGTCGTCCCCGTCGCACAGGAGGAGGTACTCGACACGGGCACCGGCCATGACGGACAGGGCCACCTCGACGGTCATGTCGTCCCGGACCCGGGGGC encodes the following:
- a CDS encoding DUF5994 family protein; amino-acid sequence: MTATISHPPTAEADDRFSSSSPRLSLAPVGPAPALLDGAWWPRSRDLVAELPSLTAVLDPLWGRITRVTVNPTHWPVVPRKVPVAGHVVKVGWFLPEQDPNELLLLSYHVGRWNLLVIPPQTAPDAAARLMAAASDPLGTSTASWLMGEEARSRTLYEADRAVESVWDSEGGHEAGDATARPRGPVPQPMGR
- a CDS encoding GAF and ANTAR domain-containing protein, with product MTGMPRERRLAETFVEVADSLVEDFDVIDLLHRLSERCVELLDVSAAGILLADTHGRLRIIAASDERTRLLELFALQHDEGPCVECYRTGAARTNIELMPPEAAGGGPHFAARARETGYVSTHALPLRLRSRVIGALNLFQTAPHRLGDDDIALAQALADVATIAILRQRTLEQSQVETSQLENALTSRVLVEQAKGVLAERWNTSVDDAFAAFRSYARARHLRLSDLATRIISGEFDTADIPVPATVRSEGRRL
- a CDS encoding MerR family transcriptional regulator, encoding MTADTPLSDRLDDDDYPAYTMGRAAEMLGTTPAFLRAIGEARLITPLRSEGGHRRYSRYQLRIAARARELVDRGTPIEAACRIVILEDQLEEAQRINAEYRRRAGHDALDSSVADSG
- a CDS encoding SCO5918 family protein, which codes for MRCVIARYPFDLTKSGVLASMKGVTPEIVTGESVTIGRRRYPVKQVGQVITRQDRRDFTGSEVIRAMTRLGFTCHDHPEAARVRVPTPVQTASALLGAAPLDA
- a CDS encoding DUF3105 domain-containing protein, coding for MVRAQRPPADGLRGPRSRRSPGPTGRDLRYVPLTPEAYAEQQRAQGVPEEWVQLTVGLYEQVRSGGLACLPHHRHAIVVAWLAGQWAYHADQDREREAAAARPRVSGERVWDTDTLTYDHVEGGVGHPMTPPVGGAPDKTWMTCDGTVYTETIRDENAVHCLEHGAVWITYNGTATATDVKRLAGKVTRTPYTLMSPVTRQSGTITLSAWGHQLSVDSASDPRVEQFITAYVPGPRLRNRALPARAAVPPR